A genome region from Bacteroidota bacterium includes the following:
- the murG gene encoding undecaprenyldiphospho-muramoylpentapeptide beta-N-acetylglucosaminyltransferase, translated as MAGLRVIISGGGTGGHIFPAIAIANAIKKRKPDTQILFVGAKGRMEMEKIPQAGYEIKGLDIAGFQRGSIVKNLLLPFKVFQSLLSAYSIINKFKPDVAIGVGGYASGPLLRAASFVGVPTVIQEQNSFAGITNKLLAKGAKAICVAYAGMENVFPKNKIILTGNPVRAEIVNAGTNRNEALQYFNLKEGKKTILIIGGSLGAKTLNQSVEKSLERIKASDVQILWQTGKVYFEDCKKFATGIPNLKAMQFIDRMDYAYACADVIISRAGALSISELQLVGKPVILVPSPNVTEDHQTHNAMALVKRDAAIMIKDDEVRVNLIGAAIDLLNNEAERNILSQNILKMAIPDAAERIVEEILKVIKKQ; from the coding sequence ATGGCTGGGCTTAGAGTAATTATCAGTGGCGGAGGAACCGGAGGACATATTTTCCCGGCTATTGCTATCGCCAATGCTATTAAAAAAAGAAAACCGGATACCCAGATTCTCTTCGTGGGGGCAAAGGGTAGGATGGAAATGGAAAAAATCCCACAGGCCGGTTATGAGATTAAAGGTTTGGATATTGCCGGATTTCAAAGAGGATCCATCGTCAAAAACCTACTGCTTCCATTTAAAGTTTTCCAGAGTTTACTATCAGCCTATTCCATTATAAATAAATTCAAACCCGATGTAGCCATTGGTGTAGGCGGCTACGCCAGCGGTCCCCTATTACGCGCTGCGAGCTTTGTGGGAGTACCTACTGTGATTCAAGAACAAAATTCATTTGCGGGAATCACCAACAAACTATTAGCAAAGGGTGCCAAAGCAATCTGCGTGGCCTATGCAGGAATGGAAAATGTTTTTCCTAAAAACAAGATTATCCTCACCGGAAACCCTGTTCGCGCAGAGATTGTAAATGCAGGAACCAACCGGAATGAAGCCTTACAATATTTCAATCTGAAGGAAGGAAAGAAGACCATTCTCATAATTGGTGGAAGTTTAGGAGCCAAAACCTTGAATCAGAGTGTTGAAAAATCCTTGGAAAGAATCAAAGCATCTGATGTGCAGATTCTCTGGCAAACCGGTAAGGTTTATTTCGAAGATTGCAAGAAATTCGCAACCGGTATTCCTAATCTAAAGGCCATGCAGTTTATTGACCGAATGGATTATGCCTACGCCTGCGCCGATGTAATTATTTCACGTGCCGGGGCTTTGTCTATTTCCGAATTGCAACTGGTGGGCAAACCGGTCATTCTCGTTCCATCTCCCAATGTGACCGAAGACCATCAGACTCATAACGCTATGGCCTTAGTGAAAAGAGATGCTGCCATCATGATCAAAGATGATGAGGTTCGCGTCAATCTGATTGGTGCCGCTATTGATTTATTAAATAATGAAGCAGAGCGGAATATACTATCGCAAAACATTCTGAAGATGGCTATCCCCGATGCGGCAGAACGAATTGTAGAAGAGATTCTGAAAGTGATAAAGAAACAATGA
- the murD gene encoding UDP-N-acetylmuramoyl-L-alanine--D-glutamate ligase, whose protein sequence is MGKRLVILGAGESGVGTAVLGTKQGYDVFVSDGGKIKGFYKEELNNRKIKFEEGGHTDEKILNAEVVMKSPGIPDKAEIVKKIRNRGIKVVSEIEFASWFTNAQIVGITGANGKTTTTALTYHIMKNGGMNVGLGGNIGKSFAMQVATENYDYYVLEISSFQLDDIETFRPDIAVLTNITPDHLDRYDYQLQNYVASKFNITKYQNENDYFIYCADDDLTIQNLSQYSGKAQKIPFGYDTEFAEGGFVKNEQLLINHKNQQFTMSIQELGLSGRHNVYNSLAAGIVANIYGLRKDQIKESLADFKSLAHRMESVAKVKGIEFVNDSKATNVNSTWYALESMSKPIIWIAGGIDKGNDYSILSPIVKSKVKGMICLGEDNTKLHSAFGKLVDILVNVTNMNDAVRMAYHLGNAGDVVLLSPACASFDLFENYEDRGNKFKEAVIQL, encoded by the coding sequence ATGGGCAAGCGGCTAGTTATTCTTGGTGCGGGAGAAAGTGGTGTTGGTACAGCCGTATTAGGTACGAAACAGGGCTATGATGTTTTTGTGAGTGATGGAGGAAAAATTAAAGGCTTCTATAAAGAAGAGTTAAACAACCGGAAGATAAAATTTGAAGAAGGCGGGCATACCGATGAAAAGATATTGAATGCCGAGGTAGTTATGAAAAGTCCCGGAATACCGGACAAAGCTGAAATAGTAAAGAAAATACGCAATAGAGGAATCAAAGTAGTGAGTGAAATAGAGTTTGCGTCTTGGTTTACTAATGCGCAAATCGTTGGAATTACCGGTGCTAATGGCAAAACCACCACAACCGCACTGACCTATCATATCATGAAGAACGGAGGAATGAATGTTGGTTTGGGAGGTAACATTGGGAAGAGTTTCGCCATGCAGGTAGCCACTGAAAATTATGACTACTATGTTTTAGAGATTTCGAGCTTCCAACTAGATGACATAGAAACATTCAGACCAGACATTGCCGTACTGACCAATATCACTCCAGACCATCTTGACAGATATGATTACCAGTTGCAGAATTATGTAGCTTCTAAGTTCAACATCACTAAATATCAAAACGAGAACGATTACTTCATCTATTGCGCGGATGATGACTTGACGATTCAGAATCTCTCACAGTATTCTGGTAAGGCGCAGAAAATTCCCTTTGGCTACGATACAGAGTTTGCCGAAGGTGGATTTGTAAAAAACGAACAACTCCTTATTAACCATAAAAACCAACAATTTACCATGAGCATTCAAGAACTCGGACTTAGTGGACGTCATAACGTCTACAACTCATTAGCGGCCGGGATAGTCGCTAACATTTACGGACTTCGCAAAGACCAGATCAAAGAAAGTCTTGCGGATTTCAAATCCCTCGCCCACCGAATGGAATCTGTAGCGAAGGTCAAAGGCATTGAATTTGTCAATGACTCTAAAGCTACCAATGTCAATAGTACGTGGTACGCATTGGAATCCATGAGCAAGCCAATTATTTGGATTGCCGGGGGGATAGACAAAGGAAATGACTATTCCATTTTGTCGCCTATTGTCAAAAGCAAAGTGAAGGGAATGATTTGTCTGGGAGAAGACAACACCAAACTTCACAGTGCTTTTGGAAAGCTGGTGGACATTCTGGTCAACGTTACAAACATGAATGATGCCGTAAGAATGGCTTACCATCTTGGCAACGCTGGTGATGTAGTTTTGCTTTCACCGGCATGTGCGTCGTTCGACTTGTTTGAAAATTACGAAGACCGGGGAAATAAATTCAAAGAGGCGGTGATTCAACTCTAA
- a CDS encoding UDP-N-acetylmuramoyl-L-alanyl-D-glutamate--2,6-diaminopimelate ligase — MALLKDILYGVSLRQVTGSTDVEVNLLHMDSREVGSGDCFVAVKGASIDGHKFISECIEKGARVIICEQMPENLNERVTYIQVPDSSRALGIMASNFYGTPSSKMKVVGITGTNGKTSVATLLFRLFRNLRRNVGLISTVQNQINERILSSTYTTPDAIGLNNLMKQMVEANCEYCFMEVSSHAIDQNRIEGLKFTGAVFTNITHDHLDYHKTFENYLRTKKRFFDELPASAFALTNLDDRNGIVMFQNTKASKHTYSLKAPSEFKGKVVENSVSGLMLEVDGIEFHTRLIGEFNAYNLTAVYAVSCLLGLEKMECLTVLSMLSPPEGRFDQVVSLNEKIVGIVDYAHTPDALKNVLQTIRAVRNGNETVMTVIGCGGDRDAAKRPVMAEIACKFSDKVLLTSDNPRSEDPSDILKQMNAGVPVTDKKKVLTIMDRKEAIKTAVMMAQKGDIILLAGKGHEKYQEIKGVKSPFDDKKVLNETFLELGK, encoded by the coding sequence ATGGCATTGCTGAAAGACATATTATATGGTGTATCGCTCCGGCAGGTGACAGGCTCGACCGATGTAGAAGTAAATCTACTGCACATGGATTCCAGAGAAGTGGGATCAGGAGATTGCTTTGTTGCAGTGAAGGGGGCTAGCATAGATGGGCATAAGTTTATTTCTGAGTGCATTGAAAAAGGCGCTCGTGTAATTATCTGTGAACAGATGCCCGAAAATCTGAACGAGAGAGTCACGTACATCCAAGTGCCGGACAGCAGTAGAGCTTTGGGGATCATGGCATCTAACTTCTATGGAACCCCTTCATCAAAAATGAAGGTTGTAGGCATTACAGGTACAAACGGAAAAACCTCCGTAGCAACTCTGCTATTTCGATTATTCAGGAATCTTAGAAGGAATGTAGGCTTAATTTCTACGGTACAAAATCAAATTAACGAGCGCATTCTTTCTTCCACATATACTACACCAGATGCTATTGGTTTAAATAATCTAATGAAGCAAATGGTAGAAGCCAATTGTGAATATTGCTTTATGGAGGTGAGCTCTCACGCCATTGATCAAAACAGAATTGAAGGGCTAAAGTTCACAGGAGCTGTTTTTACCAATATCACGCATGATCACTTAGACTATCACAAGACCTTCGAAAACTATCTGAGAACTAAAAAACGGTTCTTTGACGAATTGCCGGCAAGTGCCTTCGCATTGACCAACTTGGACGATAGAAATGGAATCGTTATGTTTCAGAATACCAAAGCATCGAAACATACCTATTCATTAAAAGCTCCGAGTGAATTTAAAGGAAAGGTAGTTGAAAATAGCGTGAGCGGTTTAATGTTGGAGGTAGATGGAATAGAATTTCACACCAGACTAATTGGAGAGTTTAATGCATACAACCTAACCGCCGTCTATGCCGTTTCCTGTTTATTAGGGCTAGAGAAAATGGAATGCCTAACAGTTCTATCCATGCTAAGCCCACCGGAAGGAAGATTTGATCAGGTAGTTTCATTAAATGAAAAAATAGTGGGGATTGTTGACTATGCACATACACCGGATGCGTTGAAAAATGTTTTGCAGACCATTCGAGCTGTACGCAATGGAAACGAAACGGTCATGACTGTGATTGGCTGTGGTGGCGATCGCGATGCGGCCAAGCGGCCAGTGATGGCCGAGATAGCCTGCAAGTTTTCGGACAAAGTGCTTTTGACATCCGACAATCCTAGAAGCGAAGATCCTTCAGACATTTTGAAACAGATGAATGCGGGAGTACCGGTTACAGATAAAAAAAAAGTATTGACCATCATGGATAGAAAAGAAGCGATTAAGACTGCTGTGATGATGGCTCAGAAGGGAGACATCATACTCCTTGCTGGAAAGGGGCATGAAAAATATCAAGAGATAAAAGGTGTGAAATCGCCTTTTGATGATAAGAAAGTATTGAACGAGACCTTTTTAGAATTGGGTAAATAG
- a CDS encoding ABC transporter ATP-binding protein yields MSEPKILLEVKNLVTEFKTDDGITKAVNDVSFTLNRGETIGIVGESGSGKSVTSLSIMRLIPDPPGRIASGEILFHQNDGTVVDLTKISESEMRKFRGNEISMIFQEPMTSLNPVFTCGFQVIEAIMLHQKVSKQKAMDITLAMFERVRLPNPLRIYNAYPHQLSGGQKQRVMIAMAMSCNPSILIADEPTTALDVTVQATILDLMGKLKGEIDSSVIFITHDLGVIAEIADRVLVMYKGKIVEQGKVLDIFGNPKHPYTRSLLACRPPLGKRLRKLPTVVDFMEEAADGTIIEKQTSVQQAIDAVVISEKEMMERRDNVLKGKPLLQLKNLQTWFGTGKSFFGNTTDYVKAVDDVSFDVYEGETLGLVGESGCGKTTLGRTILRLVPAHGGQVIFDGKDLLSMNHNDMTHMRQNMQIIFQDPYSSLNPRITIGSAIMEPMTVHGIYANEKERKEKVLDLLAKVNMRPDFFNRYPHEFSGGQRQRICIARALALNPKFIICDESVSALDVSVQAQVLNLLISLREEFKFTYIFISHDLSVVKFMSDRMVVMNKGKIEEMGFSDDIYNHPQHAYTQGLISAIPKGELGDIQKRVDEERTRLN; encoded by the coding sequence ATGTCTGAACCAAAGATACTACTAGAGGTTAAAAACCTCGTCACCGAATTCAAAACCGACGATGGAATTACCAAAGCTGTCAACGATGTCAGCTTCACGCTAAACCGTGGAGAAACCATTGGTATTGTGGGAGAATCCGGCTCGGGCAAATCCGTCACCTCGCTTTCCATCATGCGGTTGATTCCCGACCCGCCGGGAAGAATTGCTTCGGGCGAAATACTCTTTCATCAAAACGATGGAACGGTGGTGGACCTGACCAAAATCTCCGAAAGCGAAATGCGCAAATTCCGAGGCAACGAAATCTCCATGATTTTTCAAGAGCCTATGACCTCGCTCAATCCGGTCTTCACCTGCGGCTTTCAAGTCATCGAAGCCATCATGCTTCACCAAAAAGTCAGCAAACAAAAAGCGATGGACATCACCCTCGCCATGTTTGAAAGAGTAAGACTACCCAATCCACTGCGTATTTACAATGCCTATCCACACCAACTTTCTGGTGGGCAAAAGCAAAGAGTGATGATTGCTATGGCCATGAGTTGCAATCCATCCATCCTCATTGCCGACGAACCGACCACCGCCCTCGACGTAACCGTACAAGCCACCATCCTCGACCTGATGGGAAAGCTAAAAGGCGAAATTGACAGCTCCGTAATTTTCATCACCCACGACCTCGGTGTGATTGCCGAAATCGCCGACCGGGTTTTGGTGATGTATAAAGGAAAAATTGTAGAACAAGGAAAAGTGCTCGACATCTTCGGCAATCCCAAACATCCCTACACCCGAAGTCTTTTGGCCTGCCGTCCGCCTTTAGGCAAACGGTTGAGAAAACTGCCTACCGTCGTTGACTTCATGGAAGAAGCGGCAGACGGAACCATTATCGAAAAACAAACTTCTGTACAACAAGCCATTGATGCCGTTGTAATTTCTGAAAAAGAAATGATGGAACGCCGCGATAATGTATTGAAAGGCAAACCCCTTCTTCAACTAAAAAACCTACAAACCTGGTTTGGAACCGGCAAAAGCTTTTTTGGAAACACCACCGACTATGTCAAAGCCGTGGACGACGTGTCCTTCGATGTGTATGAAGGCGAAACACTCGGCCTCGTCGGCGAATCCGGTTGCGGCAAAACTACCTTGGGCAGAACCATCCTTCGTTTGGTGCCTGCGCATGGAGGCCAAGTGATTTTCGATGGCAAAGATTTACTCAGCATGAACCACAACGACATGACCCACATGCGCCAAAACATGCAAATCATTTTCCAAGACCCCTACTCCTCCCTCAACCCCCGCATCACCATCGGCAGCGCCATCATGGAACCCATGACCGTTCATGGAATTTATGCCAACGAAAAAGAACGAAAAGAAAAAGTACTCGACCTGCTTGCCAAAGTCAACATGCGCCCCGACTTCTTCAACCGCTATCCTCACGAATTTTCCGGCGGCCAGCGCCAACGCATCTGCATCGCCCGCGCCCTGGCCCTCAATCCCAAATTCATCATCTGCGACGAATCCGTTTCCGCGCTCGACGTTTCCGTACAGGCGCAGGTGCTCAACCTCCTCATCAGCCTGCGCGAAGAATTCAAATTCACCTACATCTTCATCTCCCACGACCTTTCCGTAGTCAAATTCATGAGCGACCGAATGGTCGTGATGAACAAAGGAAAGATTGAAGAGATGGGCTTCAGCGACGATATCTACAACCACCCGCAACACGCCTACACCCAGGGACTTATCTCCGCCATTCCCAAAGGCGAACTGGGCGACATTCAAAAGCGCGTGGACGAAGAAAGGACGCGACTTAATTAA
- a CDS encoding FtsW/RodA/SpoVE family cell cycle protein, with protein MNKAIHNFFTYLQGDKMIWLVVMLLFIISMLAVYSSTGTLAYKMQVGSEKYLWKQIAMTLSGLMLMFVTHLVDYKYYSRIAQLLWLWSIPLLIFTMFFGTELNDANRWITLPVVGLTFQTSDLAKLALIMFLARQLSLKQDQITDFKEAFLPILLPIILTAVLIAPENLSTAVILFLTSLFVMFIGRIALKHIFMLIGVSAVAAAIFIALLFVLPDKTLNHLGRAGTWKHRLENFEKGKTEGEETYQVLQAKIAIAKGGILKINPGGSDQKNFLPHPYSDFIYAIIIEEYGLFGGAILLGLYLFFLYRCIRIVIKAPKAFGALLAVGLGIALVIQAMINMAVAVNLVPVTGVTLPLVSMGGSSIIFTSIAFGIILSVSRNIEQEEKQEQEAVAAE; from the coding sequence ATGAATAAGGCAATACATAATTTTTTTACTTACCTACAGGGAGATAAAATGATTTGGCTGGTGGTGATGCTATTGTTCATCATTTCCATGCTGGCCGTCTATAGCAGTACCGGAACACTTGCATACAAAATGCAAGTAGGAAGTGAGAAATACCTGTGGAAACAAATCGCCATGACTTTATCCGGATTGATGTTGATGTTCGTCACTCATTTGGTTGATTATAAATATTATTCGCGCATTGCCCAGTTGTTATGGTTATGGAGCATCCCGCTCCTGATATTTACAATGTTCTTCGGTACCGAACTAAACGATGCCAACAGATGGATCACCCTGCCGGTCGTAGGGCTGACTTTTCAAACTTCCGATCTGGCCAAGCTGGCACTTATTATGTTTCTTGCTAGGCAATTATCATTAAAGCAAGATCAGATTACTGATTTCAAAGAAGCCTTTTTACCCATACTGCTACCGATTATACTCACGGCAGTTCTGATAGCCCCAGAGAACCTCTCTACCGCAGTTATTCTCTTCTTGACTTCTTTGTTCGTTATGTTTATTGGCCGCATTGCGTTGAAGCATATTTTTATGCTGATAGGTGTCAGTGCCGTCGCGGCTGCAATCTTTATTGCTCTATTATTTGTTCTTCCAGATAAAACATTGAATCATCTTGGAAGAGCAGGCACATGGAAACACCGATTAGAAAATTTTGAAAAAGGCAAAACAGAAGGAGAAGAAACTTATCAGGTACTCCAAGCAAAAATCGCCATTGCCAAAGGCGGAATTCTTAAAATTAATCCCGGTGGTAGCGACCAGAAGAATTTTCTTCCACATCCCTATTCTGACTTTATCTATGCCATTATTATCGAAGAATATGGACTGTTCGGTGGGGCCATTCTTCTAGGTCTATATCTTTTCTTTCTCTACCGATGTATTCGCATCGTCATAAAAGCGCCCAAAGCATTTGGTGCTTTACTTGCTGTGGGTCTTGGCATTGCCCTAGTGATACAGGCCATGATTAATATGGCGGTAGCGGTCAACTTAGTACCGGTTACCGGCGTAACCCTTCCACTCGTCAGCATGGGGGGGAGTTCTATTATCTTTACTTCTATTGCTTTTGGAATCATCCTGAGTGTCAGTCGCAATATTGAGCAGGAAGAAAAACAAGAACAAGAAGCGGTAGCTGCTGAATAA
- a CDS encoding UDP-N-acetylmuramate--L-alanine ligase: MKPLKEIKKIYFLGIGGIGMSALARYFKTMGAEVSGYDKTQTALTDELVKEGIAIIFHDEVAQMPKDVDLVVYTPAIPKDHKGFNFYKDNHYEILKRSEVLGIISADRFTIAVAGSHGKTTVSSMIAHILKESGFDCSAFLGGIAVNYNTNFLQGINDVVVIEADEFDRSFHRLCPDMAVVTAVDTDHLDIYGSKEAIDEAFIEFTNKITEEGFLVIRNGESINDRLPILDKAFYSLHDREADVYCTDYQIADGGYLFNINYYGLMLEGFRLNIGGFHNIENAIAAITVAKELKITDELIKKSLASFKGIRRRFEKVYEDERITFIDDYAHHPEEIRVFLQSIKELYPGRKLTAVFQPHLFSRTKDLATDFAKQLSIADEVILLDIYPAREQPMEGVTSELIFKQLNCAQKQMIRKEELVETIRHKKDLEILVTIGAGDIDKYLLGIKAAISR; this comes from the coding sequence ATGAAGCCATTAAAAGAAATAAAGAAGATTTACTTTTTAGGTATCGGTGGCATCGGCATGAGTGCGCTCGCTCGTTACTTCAAAACGATGGGTGCCGAAGTCAGCGGGTATGACAAAACGCAAACCGCCCTGACCGATGAATTGGTGAAAGAAGGCATAGCAATTATTTTTCACGATGAAGTAGCGCAGATGCCCAAGGATGTTGATCTGGTGGTTTACACGCCTGCGATTCCCAAAGACCATAAAGGATTTAATTTTTATAAAGACAACCACTACGAAATACTGAAGCGAAGCGAAGTGCTGGGTATCATTTCTGCCGACCGGTTCACCATTGCCGTCGCTGGTTCGCATGGAAAGACTACCGTCAGCTCCATGATTGCTCACATCCTCAAAGAATCGGGTTTTGATTGCTCTGCCTTTTTGGGTGGCATCGCGGTGAACTATAACACCAACTTCCTTCAGGGAATTAATGATGTAGTGGTGATTGAAGCCGACGAGTTCGACCGGTCCTTTCATCGCCTATGTCCCGACATGGCGGTGGTCACAGCGGTAGATACCGACCATCTAGATATTTATGGTAGCAAAGAAGCCATTGATGAAGCCTTCATAGAATTCACCAACAAGATTACCGAAGAAGGATTTCTGGTGATCCGAAACGGCGAGAGCATTAATGATCGTCTGCCGATTTTGGATAAAGCCTTCTACTCACTGCATGACCGCGAAGCTGATGTGTATTGCACTGACTACCAGATTGCCGACGGTGGCTATCTATTCAACATCAACTACTACGGTTTGATGCTCGAAGGTTTTCGATTGAACATCGGCGGCTTCCACAACATCGAAAACGCCATCGCAGCCATCACCGTCGCCAAAGAGCTCAAGATAACCGATGAACTAATCAAGAAGTCGCTCGCCTCTTTCAAAGGCATCCGGCGGCGGTTCGAGAAAGTATATGAAGATGAGCGGATTACTTTTATTGACGACTACGCGCACCATCCAGAAGAGATTCGCGTATTCCTCCAATCCATCAAAGAACTTTATCCCGGTCGCAAGTTGACCGCCGTTTTTCAACCGCATCTCTTTTCGCGCACCAAAGACCTCGCCACTGATTTTGCCAAACAACTCAGCATCGCCGACGAAGTCATTCTGCTCGACATCTATCCCGCCCGCGAACAACCGATGGAAGGGGTCACCTCCGAACTAATCTTCAAGCAACTTAACTGCGCGCAAAAGCAAATGATTCGTAAAGAGGAATTGGTAGAAACCATTCGCCACAAAAAAGATTTAGAAATCTTGGTGACCATCGGCGCGGGAGATATTGACAAATATCTTCTGGGAATCAAAGCCGCTATCAGCCGATAG